tgtgtatactgtattgaCATGGCTGTTCATGTGTGTGCtttaatattgtgtgtgtgtaacagagcctgcagcagcagcagctggggCGTATAGCGGAGCTAGAGAGGGAGGTGACCAGTATGCACTGTCGTCACTCTGAATCCCTGCAGGCCCTGAAGGCTGGCTTCCTCAGTGAGAAGGAGAGGTAAATGggaaaagtgtgtgtgcatgactGAAAATTCCtttgtttaaatgtattattattatcataggTACGAAGCACAGGCCAAACAAAAAATACAGGCCCTGGCCCTCGCCGCTAATAGGGTGagtaacacacacatgcatagacATGCACGCATGCGTACGTACGTCCACAagaacacatgtacacacacacctccatacCCACCTCTAcccaccccctctcttctcctccccctagGAGGCATCTCGCTGCCTACTGTCCCACACTAGAGCTGTGTCCCTGGAAAACCAGCATCTGAGGGAAGAGCTGCAGCAGCTGATCCAGGTATAGCCAAAAGATGGATGGATGCattgatggattgattgattcattTGATTCATTggctggttgattgattgatccaGAGAGCCCGCTCCCTGAGGGGCCTCCAGGACCAGCTCCAGGCCCAGAGGCAGCAGCTCCTACTGGAGAGGGAGTACGTCAGGGAGCTGAGGCGCCTCCGAGCCACCCCGGGGCCGACCCCACCAAGGTCCCACACTCGGCCACTGGgggtggacagagggagagaagacacAAGACACCACCGCACAGCAGATACCTGAGagataatacatatggaatcatgtagtaaccaaaaaagtgttaaatcaaaatatatttgagattcttcaaagtagccaccctttgccttgatgacagctttgcacactcttggcattctctcaaccagcatcatgtggtagtcacctggaatgcatttcaattaacaggtgtgccttgttaagttaatttgtggaatttatttccttattgCTTttgaaggcacacctgttaattgaaatgcattccaggtgactacctcatgatgctggttgagagaatgccaagagtgcaaagctgtcatcaaggcaagatGTGGCTTcttttaatatatttttatttgtttaacacatttttggttacaacatgattccacatgtgttatttcatagttttgatgtcttcactattattctactatgtagaaaatagtaaaaaattaagaaaaacccttgaatgagtaggtgtgtccaaact
The DNA window shown above is from Salmo trutta chromosome 8, fSalTru1.1, whole genome shotgun sequence and carries:
- the ccdc166 gene encoding coiled-coil domain-containing protein 166 gives rise to the protein MPPKKKGESALKQDTAGQGVEDSEHPGSDREALLQREYDKLTDTLNNLKRKVEKLRRENEFLQNEANQTRMESQEYMSYMSKRTQKRQSAIVTLSDQNHQGLEALKRQREETLDKYQEQANELKKEILEKENELALLNIEIAELREFKSLQQQQLGRIAELEREVTSMHCRHSESLQALKAGFLSEKERYEAQAKQKIQALALAANREASRCLLSHTRAVSLENQHLREELQQLIQRARSLRGLQDQLQAQRQQLLLEREYVRELRRLRATPGPTPPRSHTRPLGVDRGREDTRHHRTADT